The segment AAGCGGCGGATGGTATCAGGCGACTTGGAGCCGTAGGGCACGCGGGCAGTGTCCCCGAGGTAGATGATGGACTCCTGGGGCAGTAGCTCACGCAGCGCCCGCACCACGGTGAGCCCACCCACGCCGGAATCGAAGACACCGAGGGGGCTGGCAGAGGTAGGAGCGGGCTGTGGCATGATGGCGCGATGCATGCGCGGACTTCCCGGTGCTGTCAAAAGGTCAAGCATCGCCCCTGGCTGCCAAAGTTGAACCTTTGTGGCGATTTCTTGACCAAAATGCCGGCTTCCAGTAAAAACATGCCCGAAATGATCGAAATCGAAATCTACGCCCCCGGACTCCGCAATGAGTCGCGCATGCTCCAGCTCCGCAACCAGATGGATAGCTTCCCGCGTGTGCGCTACAAAGTAGATGCCCATCACGACATCGTGTACTTTGAGATCGACCGCCCAGGCGACATCAATCAGATGGAGATTCATCAAATCTTCGATGCCATCGACTTGGTGCCACGCTTCGTCGGTCAAATCCCGGACGAGCTGCGCACGGGTGAAACGGCGCGGATTCAGTGAATCTGTGGCTCTGTGAGCCGCCGCACGGCCTCCTGCATGCGGCGTAGGACGTAATAGACCGTCTGGCTACGCAGCCGCACGAGATCTGCGCCGATGATGCGTGGCACAAAATCATGCGACAGGTGCAAAACCTGCCCTGCATGAGCCCCTGCGAGTCCACGGCATAAAATGACCGTCAGAGCCCGTGTGAGCGTCTGCACCTTCGGGCCGAGTGAGATGGCAAAGTGGGCCTTTTGGCCGATTCCTAGCCGCAGATGCACACCGACGGTGTCTGTGCATTCGGCATCGTGCCGCACGTCTTCGAGATCAAAGCACTCACCAGGCCGTGGGGCATGCTGAGCGGCCTGCGCAGCGAGTTCGATCAGATTTTCCCGCCGCTCGCCTTCTGGCAGGGCTTCAAAGAAAGTGATCAACTCACTCAGGGCTGCTGGATAGTCGGACATGGTCACTTTTTGACTGGTTTCGGAGGATTCAGGTCCTCCACGGGCATTTTCGTGAAGGCCTGCCACTGCGCCTCGCTCTGCGCCTGGGTGGCTACGCCATCATGCACCCATAGGGCATAGCGCAGACGGAGTTTTTGCCCATCGGCGATCACGACGGGCGTATCGAGACTGAGGCAGCAGCCCATCCAGCCATCATTCCGCACATGGAAGGCAGTCGGATTGTGCGGGTTCATGGGATGATTCATCAAGGTGATGCCGCCGAAGCCGGTGGCATCATTGGTGATGCGTCCGCTGTAGTCGCACCACCGTGCGGGCTTTCGGAAAACCTCTTCTTCATTGAGCTGCCCTTCGGAGTTGAGGATGCGTCCGCCGCCATCATGCACGCCGATGCTTTTCGCCATGCGCACCGCGATCAATCCGAAGCCGGTGGCCCCAAAGGTGGCGGTTTTGCCCTTTGGTGGTGAGAGCTCTAGGTCCACGATCATGAACCAGCTTTTGGCACCATCGAGCGGACGGATTTCCGTGCGGCGCACTTCGATGAGTTGCAGCGCTTTGTCCGACTCCTGTAGCCAATGATTGACCATGCGCATGGAGGCAAAGTCATCGCTGTCCTCGTAGCCCTCGCGTGAGACCTCCACGTTCACGATGCGGCCCTGCTTCTTTGCGTAATCGCCCCAGAAGTCGATTTCATTGAGCATGTTATGCGTGATCCAGACGCTGTTGTGGTGCGAGTGAGTGAGCGGATCATGCGGATGCCCCATGCGAGTGAGGCTGGCATCCCATGTGGCCCGTATCGGATGCCAAAAGGGCCGCATATCCTGCGGGTCGTAGTGCATGGCCGTGAGCTCACGTCC is part of the Verrucomicrobiaceae bacterium genome and harbors:
- a CDS encoding Fe-S metabolism protein SufE, whose amino-acid sequence is MSDYPAALSELITFFEALPEGERRENLIELAAQAAQHAPRPGECFDLEDVRHDAECTDTVGVHLRLGIGQKAHFAISLGPKVQTLTRALTVILCRGLAGAHAGQVLHLSHDFVPRIIGADLVRLRSQTVYYVLRRMQEAVRRLTEPQIH
- a CDS encoding PmoA family protein, encoding MSKELHRPPTFGSMMKALSLLLLFAAVTWAQLPTAKPIPRVQAVPMRHHITSFQLDGRELTAMHYDPQDMRPFWHPIRATWDASLTRMGHPHDPLTHSHHNSVWITHNMLNEIDFWGDYAKKQGRIVNVEVSREGYEDSDDFASMRMVNHWLQESDKALQLIEVRRTEIRPLDGAKSWFMIVDLELSPPKGKTATFGATGFGLIAVRMAKSIGVHDGGGRILNSEGQLNEEEVFRKPARWCDYSGRITNDATGFGGITLMNHPMNPHNPTAFHVRNDGWMGCCLSLDTPVVIADGQKLRLRYALWVHDGVATQAQSEAQWQAFTKMPVEDLNPPKPVKK